One Lucilia cuprina isolate Lc7/37 chromosome 4, ASM2204524v1, whole genome shotgun sequence DNA segment encodes these proteins:
- the LOC111686001 gene encoding single-stranded DNA-binding protein, mitochondrial → MTSVLLKQAKIGFIRPMVSSILRSTESRLYASDAPPSRTEKTVNTVSLLGRVGADPQLRGNTAHPVVTFSLATHTNYKYENGDWAQRTDWHRVVVFKPNLRDTVMEYLKKGQRAMVQGKITYGEITDQQGNQKPSCSIIAEDVIFFRESS, encoded by the exons atgactTCCGTACTATTAAAACAAGCTAAAATTGGATTt ATTAGACCAATGGTCAGCAGTATTTTGCGTTCTACAGAAAGCCGGCTTTATGCCAGTGATGCGCCACCATCGCGTACCGAAAAAA CTGTCAATACGGTGTCTTTGTTGGGTCGTGTTGGAGCCGATCCACAATTGCGTGGCAATACAGCACATCCGGTGGTGACATTTTCCCTAGCAACTCATACTAACTACAA ATATGAAAATGGCGATTGGGCCCAACGCACGGACTGGCATCGCGTTGTTGTCTTTAAGCCCAATTTACGTGATACTGTTATGGAGTATTTGAAGAAAGGCCAACGTGCTATGGTTCAGGGTAAAATTACCTATGGTGAGATAACCGATCAACAGGGTAATCAAAAACCCAGCTGCAGCATTATTGCCGAAGATGTGATTTTCTTCCGTGAAtcatcttaa